A genomic window from Aquila chrysaetos chrysaetos chromosome 21, bAquChr1.4, whole genome shotgun sequence includes:
- the KIAA1210 gene encoding acrosomal protein KIAA1210 homolog isoform X4, with product MATGPTEVIQSPETGETVEECTGKKKSKFQTFKNFFAKKKRKEPPPPRGESNLKPSQSSSDVSISVLDTTALHSPKEAGPKGSMGNKALSHDSVFIFESAPGSVAGDTLSQENIPGRVKTLQLQLQQNIRLGSPPLVITGKKLEDAGAVSEDDGLPRSPPEISTLHEVLTDSPSKSSNPVQRHSSLSLGGTDSEDEQIPSGASSRPISPSSSATPGAPGSRGSSFLPVDFTIPASPLGCLDTSAARHRIAINPRKQKGFTNKNQQTPQVEQLENETCLPATPEKKGNSTELLESDQYKSDWEGLSAQVGYCAKGGSSKETPGVKSPTDAVCDSRDSTLVAEDSCALLQEDACLSDRDHHYKAAASLLRPEPSPVNLEEHHSAKVSCCSDESADELKLHQQNTNTEVSALPKLQQIEGEAVVFPDILAADLFSNGVETEGINILADVAQRSSVNSVDPNIKDQEKGDPLFIGKVEACLGTTENLSNHAVSDTAPSTSQIVVAYSESSSDIKTVAVLKAENSSVTRNDKETCAITEFQSSKGNAEKKIDTAALVLEAGCMLPPSKLEVCLKAETVCVSKGNQRSQQVNTSYNSERLSIGCLASSSLAGLKSNISSDDDSKEYQISSTASHRKTVDDGQSSDVNVKSPLKTASAKPVRFTIAPAWQRSLSGGSNSKEDSYTRSSPTSPIRPELFEGMTKEHTHFDAVTQESAKTNSDRFDRDCKDSDLHLNSSMEWADHEAQSVENPFGVRLRRTSSLLKYQNESRAESPKLIPSAVPAASSASVKEDQKSVGTGKPPPGLPVSTKSFVKKTDLLQDKNSPKTRPEEVAKKQNGHKPSEKVSSPHLETASSEPAWVSMAKLKQKGFQDHPLAKEHKAEDKALTKVDQEEQGICASENILKKNMPSSLSSQDKKMQMKTSVSAAAGKVGPIAQEASVIPAVEKEARHSSNLPMTPCSPAEPPWLSLAKKKAKAWSEMPQIVQ from the exons ATGGCTACGGGGCCAACAGAGGTCATACAGTCACCTGAAACAGGAGAGACAGTTGAAGAGTGCACAG gaaagaaaaaatccaaatttcaGACTTTCAAGAACTTCTTTGcgaagaagaaaaggaaagagccTCCACCTCCCAGGGGGGAGAGTAATTTAAAACCTAGTCAGTCCAGCAGCGATGTCAGCATCTCTGTGCTCGACACTACTGCGCTTCATTCACCGAAGGAGGCTGG ccccAAAGGAAGCATGGGAAACAAAGCCTTGTCCCATGACAGTGTCTTCATTTTTGAGTCTGCACCAGGAAGTGTGGCAGGTGACACGTTGTCTCAGGAAAACATACCTGGAAGAGTGAAAACTTTGCAG CTTCAGTTGCAGCAGAACATCAGACTTGGTTCACCTCCCCTTGTTATAACTGGGAAGAAACTGGAAGATGCAGGTGCTGTTTCTGAAGATGATGGTTTACCTAGGAGCCCTCCTGAAATTTCAACCCTTCATGAAGTTCTGACAGATTCACCAAGCAAG TCTTCCAACCCTGTTCAGCGTCATAGCTCTTTGAGTTTAGGTGGGACAGACAGTGAAGATGAACAG ATACCTTCTGGAGCTTCCTCCAGGCCCATCAGTCCTTCATCCTCTGCCACTCCAGGGGCCCCGGGCTCACGAGGCAGCAGCTTTCTTCCCGTTGACTTCACCATCCCTGCCAGTCCCCTTGGCTGCCTGGACACGTCAGCAGCCAGGCACAGGATTGCCATAAACCCCCGGAAACAAAAAGGCTTTACCAACAAGAATCAGCAAACACCCCAG GTGGAAcagctggaaaatgaaacatGTCTTCCTGCAACtccagaaaagaagggaaattcaACAGAATTACTTGAGAGTGACCAGTATAAAAGTGATTGGGAAG GATTATCAGCCCAGGTGGGATATTGTGCAAAGGGAGGCAGTTCTAAGGAGACGCCAGGTGTAAAAAGTCCCACTGATGCTGTCTGTGACTCTCGTGATTCCACACTTGTGGCAGAAGACTCTTGTGCTTTGCTGCAAGAGGATGCATGCCTTTCAGACAGGGACCATCACTATAAAGCAGCTGCATCCCTTCTGAGACCTGAGCCTTCTCCAGTGAACCTGGAGGAACACCACAGTGCAAAAGTGTCATGCTGTTCAGATGAATCTGCTGATGAATTGAAATTACATCAGCAAAATACCAATACTGAAGTATCTGCACTTCCAAAATTGCAACAAATTGAAGGAGAAGCTGTTGTGTTTCCAGACATACTAGCAGCTGACTTGTTTAGCAATGGTGTGGAAACAGAGGGCATAAATATATTGGCAGATGTTGCACAAAGGTCCTCAGTAAATTCTGTGGACCCAAACATCAAAGACCAGGAAAAGGGGGATCCACTGTTTATTGGCAAAGTAGAAGCCTGCTTGGGTACTACTGAGAATCTTTCCAACCACGCTGTCTCAGATACTGCACCAAGCACTTCACAGATTGTGGTAGCCTATTCAGAGTCGTCTTCTGACATCAAGACAGTGGCTGTTTTGAAGGCTGAAAACAGTTCAGTAACAAGAAATGACAAGGAAACTTGTGCAATAACGGAATTTCAGTCATCCAAaggcaatgcagaaaaaaaaatagacactGCTGCATTGGTCTTGGAAGCAGGTTGCATGCTACCTCCCAGTAAATTGGAAGTATGTCTTAAAGCAGAAACTGTTTGTGTTTCAAAGGGTAACCAACGCAGTCAACAGGTCAACACATCATACAATTCTGAAAGACTTTCCATTGGATGTCTTGCCTCTTCAAGTTTGGCTGGCTTGAAGAGTAATATCTCTTCCGATGATGACAGTAAGGAGTACCAGATAAGCAGtacagcttctcacagaaaaacAGTGGATGATGGCCAATCTTCAGATGTAAATGTAAAAAGTCCACTGAAGACTGCTTCTGCTAAACCAGTCAGATTTACCATTGCACCAGCATGGCAAAGATCTCTCTCAGGGGGTTCAAATTCAAAGGAAGATTCCTATACCAGAAGTTCCCCAACGTCCCCTATAAGACCAGAATTGTTTGAAGGAATGACAAAAGAACACACACATTTTGATGCAGTCACCCAGGAATCAGCAAAAACCAACTCAGATAGATTTGATCGAGATTGTAAGGACAGTGATTTGCATTTGAATTCTTCTATGGAGTGGGCTGACCATGAAGCACAAAGTGTTGAAAACCCGTTTGGGGTCAGACTAAGGAGAACATCTTCTTTACTAAAATACCAGAATGAAAGCCGTGCTGAGTCTCCAAAGCTGATCCCCTCTGCTGTTCCCGCTGCTTCTTCTGCTTCAGTCAAGGAGGATCAGAAATCGGTGGGCACCGGGAAGCCACCTCCAGGCCTTCCTGTCAGCACAAaatcatttgttaaaaaaacagatcTCCTACAAGACAAAAATTCTCCCAAGACAAGACCAGAAGAAGTGGCCAAGAAGCAAAATGGTCATAAaccttcag AAAAAGTCTCCTCTCCGCATTTGGAAACTGCTTCCTCTGAACCAGCTTGGGTCTCCATggcaaaactaaaacaaaaggGTTTCCAGGACCACCCTCTTGCCAAAGAACATAAAGCTGAAGACAAAGCTTTGACCAAAGTGGATCAAGAGGAG CAAGGGATCTGTGCTAGTGAGAACATACTGAAGAAGAATATGCCTTCCAGCTTGAGCTCTCAGgacaagaaaatgcaaatgaagacCAGTgtgtctgctgctgcag GTAAAGTTGGACCTATTGCTCAGGAAGCATCTGTGATTCCTGCTGTTGAAAAGGAAGCAAGACACTCCTCTAACCTGCCAATGACACCATGCAGCCCTGCTGAACCACCGTGGCTATCCCTGGCCAAGAAGAAAGCCAAAGCATGGAGTGAAATGCCCCAGATTGTACAATAG
- the KIAA1210 gene encoding acrosomal protein KIAA1210 homolog isoform X1, with the protein MHTRLPGRTMAGFYGCLKSKNDYIMATGPTEVIQSPETGETVEECTGKKKSKFQTFKNFFAKKKRKEPPPPRGESNLKPSQSSSDVSISVLDTTALHSPKEAGPKGSMGNKALSHDSVFIFESAPGSVAGDTLSQENIPGRVKTLQLQLQQNIRLGSPPLVITGKKLEDAGAVSEDDGLPRSPPEISTLHEVLTDSPSKSSNPVQRHSSLSLGGTDSEDEQIPSGASSRPISPSSSATPGAPGSRGSSFLPVDFTIPASPLGCLDTSAARHRIAINPRKQKGFTNKNQQTPQVEQLENETCLPATPEKKGNSTELLESDQYKSDWEGLSAQVGYCAKGGSSKETPGVKSPTDAVCDSRDSTLVAEDSCALLQEDACLSDRDHHYKAAASLLRPEPSPVNLEEHHSAKVSCCSDESADELKLHQQNTNTEVSALPKLQQIEGEAVVFPDILAADLFSNGVETEGINILADVAQRSSVNSVDPNIKDQEKGDPLFIGKVEACLGTTENLSNHAVSDTAPSTSQIVVAYSESSSDIKTVAVLKAENSSVTRNDKETCAITEFQSSKGNAEKKIDTAALVLEAGCMLPPSKLEVCLKAETVCVSKGNQRSQQVNTSYNSERLSIGCLASSSLAGLKSNISSDDDSKEYQISSTASHRKTVDDGQSSDVNVKSPLKTASAKPVRFTIAPAWQRSLSGGSNSKEDSYTRSSPTSPIRPELFEGMTKEHTHFDAVTQESAKTNSDRFDRDCKDSDLHLNSSMEWADHEAQSVENPFGVRLRRTSSLLKYQNESRAESPKLIPSAVPAASSASVKEDQKSVGTGKPPPGLPVSTKSFVKKTDLLQDKNSPKTRPEEVAKKQNGHKPSEKVSSPHLETASSEPAWVSMAKLKQKGFQDHPLAKEHKAEDKALTKVDQEEQGICASENILKKNMPSSLSSQDKKMQMKTSVSAAAGKVGPIAQEASVIPAVEKEARHSSNLPMTPCSPAEPPWLSLAKKKAKAWSEMPQIVQ; encoded by the exons TGACTATATCATGGCTACGGGGCCAACAGAGGTCATACAGTCACCTGAAACAGGAGAGACAGTTGAAGAGTGCACAG gaaagaaaaaatccaaatttcaGACTTTCAAGAACTTCTTTGcgaagaagaaaaggaaagagccTCCACCTCCCAGGGGGGAGAGTAATTTAAAACCTAGTCAGTCCAGCAGCGATGTCAGCATCTCTGTGCTCGACACTACTGCGCTTCATTCACCGAAGGAGGCTGG ccccAAAGGAAGCATGGGAAACAAAGCCTTGTCCCATGACAGTGTCTTCATTTTTGAGTCTGCACCAGGAAGTGTGGCAGGTGACACGTTGTCTCAGGAAAACATACCTGGAAGAGTGAAAACTTTGCAG CTTCAGTTGCAGCAGAACATCAGACTTGGTTCACCTCCCCTTGTTATAACTGGGAAGAAACTGGAAGATGCAGGTGCTGTTTCTGAAGATGATGGTTTACCTAGGAGCCCTCCTGAAATTTCAACCCTTCATGAAGTTCTGACAGATTCACCAAGCAAG TCTTCCAACCCTGTTCAGCGTCATAGCTCTTTGAGTTTAGGTGGGACAGACAGTGAAGATGAACAG ATACCTTCTGGAGCTTCCTCCAGGCCCATCAGTCCTTCATCCTCTGCCACTCCAGGGGCCCCGGGCTCACGAGGCAGCAGCTTTCTTCCCGTTGACTTCACCATCCCTGCCAGTCCCCTTGGCTGCCTGGACACGTCAGCAGCCAGGCACAGGATTGCCATAAACCCCCGGAAACAAAAAGGCTTTACCAACAAGAATCAGCAAACACCCCAG GTGGAAcagctggaaaatgaaacatGTCTTCCTGCAACtccagaaaagaagggaaattcaACAGAATTACTTGAGAGTGACCAGTATAAAAGTGATTGGGAAG GATTATCAGCCCAGGTGGGATATTGTGCAAAGGGAGGCAGTTCTAAGGAGACGCCAGGTGTAAAAAGTCCCACTGATGCTGTCTGTGACTCTCGTGATTCCACACTTGTGGCAGAAGACTCTTGTGCTTTGCTGCAAGAGGATGCATGCCTTTCAGACAGGGACCATCACTATAAAGCAGCTGCATCCCTTCTGAGACCTGAGCCTTCTCCAGTGAACCTGGAGGAACACCACAGTGCAAAAGTGTCATGCTGTTCAGATGAATCTGCTGATGAATTGAAATTACATCAGCAAAATACCAATACTGAAGTATCTGCACTTCCAAAATTGCAACAAATTGAAGGAGAAGCTGTTGTGTTTCCAGACATACTAGCAGCTGACTTGTTTAGCAATGGTGTGGAAACAGAGGGCATAAATATATTGGCAGATGTTGCACAAAGGTCCTCAGTAAATTCTGTGGACCCAAACATCAAAGACCAGGAAAAGGGGGATCCACTGTTTATTGGCAAAGTAGAAGCCTGCTTGGGTACTACTGAGAATCTTTCCAACCACGCTGTCTCAGATACTGCACCAAGCACTTCACAGATTGTGGTAGCCTATTCAGAGTCGTCTTCTGACATCAAGACAGTGGCTGTTTTGAAGGCTGAAAACAGTTCAGTAACAAGAAATGACAAGGAAACTTGTGCAATAACGGAATTTCAGTCATCCAAaggcaatgcagaaaaaaaaatagacactGCTGCATTGGTCTTGGAAGCAGGTTGCATGCTACCTCCCAGTAAATTGGAAGTATGTCTTAAAGCAGAAACTGTTTGTGTTTCAAAGGGTAACCAACGCAGTCAACAGGTCAACACATCATACAATTCTGAAAGACTTTCCATTGGATGTCTTGCCTCTTCAAGTTTGGCTGGCTTGAAGAGTAATATCTCTTCCGATGATGACAGTAAGGAGTACCAGATAAGCAGtacagcttctcacagaaaaacAGTGGATGATGGCCAATCTTCAGATGTAAATGTAAAAAGTCCACTGAAGACTGCTTCTGCTAAACCAGTCAGATTTACCATTGCACCAGCATGGCAAAGATCTCTCTCAGGGGGTTCAAATTCAAAGGAAGATTCCTATACCAGAAGTTCCCCAACGTCCCCTATAAGACCAGAATTGTTTGAAGGAATGACAAAAGAACACACACATTTTGATGCAGTCACCCAGGAATCAGCAAAAACCAACTCAGATAGATTTGATCGAGATTGTAAGGACAGTGATTTGCATTTGAATTCTTCTATGGAGTGGGCTGACCATGAAGCACAAAGTGTTGAAAACCCGTTTGGGGTCAGACTAAGGAGAACATCTTCTTTACTAAAATACCAGAATGAAAGCCGTGCTGAGTCTCCAAAGCTGATCCCCTCTGCTGTTCCCGCTGCTTCTTCTGCTTCAGTCAAGGAGGATCAGAAATCGGTGGGCACCGGGAAGCCACCTCCAGGCCTTCCTGTCAGCACAAaatcatttgttaaaaaaacagatcTCCTACAAGACAAAAATTCTCCCAAGACAAGACCAGAAGAAGTGGCCAAGAAGCAAAATGGTCATAAaccttcag AAAAAGTCTCCTCTCCGCATTTGGAAACTGCTTCCTCTGAACCAGCTTGGGTCTCCATggcaaaactaaaacaaaaggGTTTCCAGGACCACCCTCTTGCCAAAGAACATAAAGCTGAAGACAAAGCTTTGACCAAAGTGGATCAAGAGGAG CAAGGGATCTGTGCTAGTGAGAACATACTGAAGAAGAATATGCCTTCCAGCTTGAGCTCTCAGgacaagaaaatgcaaatgaagacCAGTgtgtctgctgctgcag GTAAAGTTGGACCTATTGCTCAGGAAGCATCTGTGATTCCTGCTGTTGAAAAGGAAGCAAGACACTCCTCTAACCTGCCAATGACACCATGCAGCCCTGCTGAACCACCGTGGCTATCCCTGGCCAAGAAGAAAGCCAAAGCATGGAGTGAAATGCCCCAGATTGTACAATAG
- the KIAA1210 gene encoding acrosomal protein KIAA1210 homolog isoform X3: MHTRLPGRTMAGFYGCLKSKNDYIMATGPTEVIQSPETGETVEECTGKKKSKFQTFKNFFAKKKRKEPPPPRGESNLKPSQSSSDVSISVLDTTALHSPKEAGPKGSMGNKALSHDSVFIFESAPGSVAGDTLSQENIPGRVKTLQLQLQQNIRLGSPPLVITGKKLEDAGAVSEDDGLPRSPPEISTLHEVLTDSPSKIPSGASSRPISPSSSATPGAPGSRGSSFLPVDFTIPASPLGCLDTSAARHRIAINPRKQKGFTNKNQQTPQVEQLENETCLPATPEKKGNSTELLESDQYKSDWEGLSAQVGYCAKGGSSKETPGVKSPTDAVCDSRDSTLVAEDSCALLQEDACLSDRDHHYKAAASLLRPEPSPVNLEEHHSAKVSCCSDESADELKLHQQNTNTEVSALPKLQQIEGEAVVFPDILAADLFSNGVETEGINILADVAQRSSVNSVDPNIKDQEKGDPLFIGKVEACLGTTENLSNHAVSDTAPSTSQIVVAYSESSSDIKTVAVLKAENSSVTRNDKETCAITEFQSSKGNAEKKIDTAALVLEAGCMLPPSKLEVCLKAETVCVSKGNQRSQQVNTSYNSERLSIGCLASSSLAGLKSNISSDDDSKEYQISSTASHRKTVDDGQSSDVNVKSPLKTASAKPVRFTIAPAWQRSLSGGSNSKEDSYTRSSPTSPIRPELFEGMTKEHTHFDAVTQESAKTNSDRFDRDCKDSDLHLNSSMEWADHEAQSVENPFGVRLRRTSSLLKYQNESRAESPKLIPSAVPAASSASVKEDQKSVGTGKPPPGLPVSTKSFVKKTDLLQDKNSPKTRPEEVAKKQNGHKPSEKVSSPHLETASSEPAWVSMAKLKQKGFQDHPLAKEHKAEDKALTKVDQEEQGICASENILKKNMPSSLSSQDKKMQMKTSVSAAAGKVGPIAQEASVIPAVEKEARHSSNLPMTPCSPAEPPWLSLAKKKAKAWSEMPQIVQ; this comes from the exons TGACTATATCATGGCTACGGGGCCAACAGAGGTCATACAGTCACCTGAAACAGGAGAGACAGTTGAAGAGTGCACAG gaaagaaaaaatccaaatttcaGACTTTCAAGAACTTCTTTGcgaagaagaaaaggaaagagccTCCACCTCCCAGGGGGGAGAGTAATTTAAAACCTAGTCAGTCCAGCAGCGATGTCAGCATCTCTGTGCTCGACACTACTGCGCTTCATTCACCGAAGGAGGCTGG ccccAAAGGAAGCATGGGAAACAAAGCCTTGTCCCATGACAGTGTCTTCATTTTTGAGTCTGCACCAGGAAGTGTGGCAGGTGACACGTTGTCTCAGGAAAACATACCTGGAAGAGTGAAAACTTTGCAG CTTCAGTTGCAGCAGAACATCAGACTTGGTTCACCTCCCCTTGTTATAACTGGGAAGAAACTGGAAGATGCAGGTGCTGTTTCTGAAGATGATGGTTTACCTAGGAGCCCTCCTGAAATTTCAACCCTTCATGAAGTTCTGACAGATTCACCAAGCAAG ATACCTTCTGGAGCTTCCTCCAGGCCCATCAGTCCTTCATCCTCTGCCACTCCAGGGGCCCCGGGCTCACGAGGCAGCAGCTTTCTTCCCGTTGACTTCACCATCCCTGCCAGTCCCCTTGGCTGCCTGGACACGTCAGCAGCCAGGCACAGGATTGCCATAAACCCCCGGAAACAAAAAGGCTTTACCAACAAGAATCAGCAAACACCCCAG GTGGAAcagctggaaaatgaaacatGTCTTCCTGCAACtccagaaaagaagggaaattcaACAGAATTACTTGAGAGTGACCAGTATAAAAGTGATTGGGAAG GATTATCAGCCCAGGTGGGATATTGTGCAAAGGGAGGCAGTTCTAAGGAGACGCCAGGTGTAAAAAGTCCCACTGATGCTGTCTGTGACTCTCGTGATTCCACACTTGTGGCAGAAGACTCTTGTGCTTTGCTGCAAGAGGATGCATGCCTTTCAGACAGGGACCATCACTATAAAGCAGCTGCATCCCTTCTGAGACCTGAGCCTTCTCCAGTGAACCTGGAGGAACACCACAGTGCAAAAGTGTCATGCTGTTCAGATGAATCTGCTGATGAATTGAAATTACATCAGCAAAATACCAATACTGAAGTATCTGCACTTCCAAAATTGCAACAAATTGAAGGAGAAGCTGTTGTGTTTCCAGACATACTAGCAGCTGACTTGTTTAGCAATGGTGTGGAAACAGAGGGCATAAATATATTGGCAGATGTTGCACAAAGGTCCTCAGTAAATTCTGTGGACCCAAACATCAAAGACCAGGAAAAGGGGGATCCACTGTTTATTGGCAAAGTAGAAGCCTGCTTGGGTACTACTGAGAATCTTTCCAACCACGCTGTCTCAGATACTGCACCAAGCACTTCACAGATTGTGGTAGCCTATTCAGAGTCGTCTTCTGACATCAAGACAGTGGCTGTTTTGAAGGCTGAAAACAGTTCAGTAACAAGAAATGACAAGGAAACTTGTGCAATAACGGAATTTCAGTCATCCAAaggcaatgcagaaaaaaaaatagacactGCTGCATTGGTCTTGGAAGCAGGTTGCATGCTACCTCCCAGTAAATTGGAAGTATGTCTTAAAGCAGAAACTGTTTGTGTTTCAAAGGGTAACCAACGCAGTCAACAGGTCAACACATCATACAATTCTGAAAGACTTTCCATTGGATGTCTTGCCTCTTCAAGTTTGGCTGGCTTGAAGAGTAATATCTCTTCCGATGATGACAGTAAGGAGTACCAGATAAGCAGtacagcttctcacagaaaaacAGTGGATGATGGCCAATCTTCAGATGTAAATGTAAAAAGTCCACTGAAGACTGCTTCTGCTAAACCAGTCAGATTTACCATTGCACCAGCATGGCAAAGATCTCTCTCAGGGGGTTCAAATTCAAAGGAAGATTCCTATACCAGAAGTTCCCCAACGTCCCCTATAAGACCAGAATTGTTTGAAGGAATGACAAAAGAACACACACATTTTGATGCAGTCACCCAGGAATCAGCAAAAACCAACTCAGATAGATTTGATCGAGATTGTAAGGACAGTGATTTGCATTTGAATTCTTCTATGGAGTGGGCTGACCATGAAGCACAAAGTGTTGAAAACCCGTTTGGGGTCAGACTAAGGAGAACATCTTCTTTACTAAAATACCAGAATGAAAGCCGTGCTGAGTCTCCAAAGCTGATCCCCTCTGCTGTTCCCGCTGCTTCTTCTGCTTCAGTCAAGGAGGATCAGAAATCGGTGGGCACCGGGAAGCCACCTCCAGGCCTTCCTGTCAGCACAAaatcatttgttaaaaaaacagatcTCCTACAAGACAAAAATTCTCCCAAGACAAGACCAGAAGAAGTGGCCAAGAAGCAAAATGGTCATAAaccttcag AAAAAGTCTCCTCTCCGCATTTGGAAACTGCTTCCTCTGAACCAGCTTGGGTCTCCATggcaaaactaaaacaaaaggGTTTCCAGGACCACCCTCTTGCCAAAGAACATAAAGCTGAAGACAAAGCTTTGACCAAAGTGGATCAAGAGGAG CAAGGGATCTGTGCTAGTGAGAACATACTGAAGAAGAATATGCCTTCCAGCTTGAGCTCTCAGgacaagaaaatgcaaatgaagacCAGTgtgtctgctgctgcag GTAAAGTTGGACCTATTGCTCAGGAAGCATCTGTGATTCCTGCTGTTGAAAAGGAAGCAAGACACTCCTCTAACCTGCCAATGACACCATGCAGCCCTGCTGAACCACCGTGGCTATCCCTGGCCAAGAAGAAAGCCAAAGCATGGAGTGAAATGCCCCAGATTGTACAATAG